Proteins from one Panicum virgatum strain AP13 chromosome 7K, P.virgatum_v5, whole genome shotgun sequence genomic window:
- the LOC120640779 gene encoding sec-independent protein translocase protein TATB, chloroplastic-like: MTPTASLLLPAPPFVSISDVRRLQFLPRGRRRPLLCWSGAVWGSVRTQMLSSFVGSRRSSRRSVICASLFGVGAPEALVIGVVALLVFGPKGLAEVARNLGKTLRAFQPTIRELQDVSREFRSTLEREIGIDEVPPSTNYRPTTTNNNEQPAANPNVKPEAAPYTSEELMKVTEEQIAASAAAAWNTQPAPSQEQEAAPPIQSTGAATSGGNDGPAAPAPATESGPSEANQSEKVESERSKSV; the protein is encoded by the exons ATGACGCCGACGGCGAGCCTCCTCCTCCCGGCTCCCCCCTTCGTCTCCATCTCCGATGTGCGCCGCCTCCAGTTcctcccgcgcggccgccgccgacctctcCTCTGCTGGAGCGGCGCGGTGTGGGGCTCTGTGCGGACCCAGATGCTGTCTTCTTTCGTCG GGAGCAGAAGATCGAGCCGCAGAAGCGTTATCTGCGCTTCCCTGTTTGGGGTTGGTGCTCCCGAAGCATTGGTCATTGGAGTGGTTGCCTTGTTGGTGTTCGGCCCCAAGGGTCTAGCAGAG GTAGCCAGGAATTTGGGGAAGACTTTGCGTGCTTTCCAACCAACCATTAGAGAGTTACAG GATGTATCAAGGGAGTTCAGGAGCACACTTGAACGAGAAATTGGAATTGATGAGGTTCCCCCCTCCACGAATTATAGGCCCACAACCACGAATAACAACGAACAACCTGCCGCCAACCCAA ATGTTAAGCCTGAAGCTGCTCCTTATACTAGCGAGGAACTCATGAAAGTAACTGAAGAACAAATtgctgcatcagcggctgctgCCTGGAATACTCAACCTGCCCCATCACAAGAGCAAG AAGCAGCACCCCCAATTCAAAGTACCGGCGCTGCTACATCAGGAGGTAATGATGGTCCCGCAGCTCCTGCTCCTGCAACCGAGTCTGGTCCAAGCGAAGCAAATCAGTCTGAGAAGGTGGAAAGCGAGCGAAGCAAATCAGTCTGA
- the LOC120640082 gene encoding cysteine-rich and transmembrane domain-containing protein WIH2-like produces the protein MAPHGVVVDPNTSIENQPSREREREMDYSMQGSKDSYSPQVHDYLYPHAQPGLYPPPPPPAAANPQGGYQYHGYFGGAEHPWSGQAAPSDAGPFHYQDDADCITFLGGCLAGLCCCWLLEQCCCCP, from the exons ATGGCGCCGCATGGAGTCGTTGTTGATCCCAACACAAGCATCGAGAACCAGCCCT cgagagagagagagagagagatggactATAGCATGCAAGGCTCAAAGGACTCGTACTCGCCACAAG TCCACGACTACTTGTACCCGCACGCGCAGCCAGGGCtgtatccgccgccgccgccgccggcggcggcgaacccgCAGGGGGGCTACCAGTACCACGGCTACTTcggcggagcagagcacccCTGGTCGGGGCAGGCGGCTCCGTCCGATGCGGGGCCTTTCCACTACCAGGACGACGCCGACTGCATCACTTTCCTCGGAGGATG CCTGGCGGGGctgtgctgctgctggttgctggagcagtgctgctgctgcccctga
- the LOC120640780 gene encoding transport inhibitor response 1-like protein Os04g0395600, whose translation MTYFPEEVVEHIFSFLLSHSDRNTVSLVCKVWYEVERLSRRAVFVGNCYAVRPERVVLRFPNVRALTVKGKPHFADFNLVPPDWGGYARPWIEAAARSCVGLEELRMKRMVVSDENLELLARSFPRFKALALISCEGFSTDGLAAIASHCKLLRELDLQENDVEDHGPRWLSCFPDSCTSLVSLNFACIKGEVNSGALERLVARSPNLRSLRLNRAVSVDTLSKILARTPNLEDLGTGNLTDDSESYSRLTRALEKCKMLRSLSGFWDASPICVPFIYPLCHHLTGLNLSYTPTLDYSDLTKLLSRCVKLQRLWVLDCISDKGLQVVASSCKDLQELRVFPSDFYVAGFSAVTEEGLVAISSGCPKLSSLLYFCHQMTNDALITVAKNCPNFIRFRLCILEPKKPDAITNQPLDEGFGAIVRECKGLRRLSMSGLLTDKVFMYIGKYAKHLEMLSIAFAGDSDKGMMHVMNGCKNLRKLEIRDSPFGDVALLGNVAKYETMRSLWMSSCNVTLKGCQVLASKMPMLNVEIMNELDGSSEMEENHGDDLSRVDKLYVYRTTAGARDDAPNFVKIL comes from the exons ATGACCTACTTCCctgaggaggtggtggagcacATATTCAGCTTCTTGCTGTCGCACAGTGACAGGAACACGGTCTCGCTCGTGTGCAAGGTTTGGTATGAGGTTGAGAGGCTGAGCCGGCGAGCTGTGTTTGTGGGGAACTGTTACGCAGTGCGCCCTGAGCGCGTAGTGCTGCGGTTTCCCAATGTAAGGGCACTGACGGTGAAGGGGAAGCCGCACTTTGCAGACTTCAACCTTGTGCCACCTGATTGGGGTGGCTATGCGCGGCCATGGATTGAGGCAGCGGCAAGGAGCTGTGTGGGGCTTGAGGAGCTACGGATGAAGCGGATGGTTGTGTCGGATGAGAACCTTGAGCTGCTAGCTCGGTCATTCCCAAGATTCAAGGCCCTCGCCCTTATCAGCTGCGAGGGGTTCAGCACCGATGGGCTAGCTGCTATTGCGAGTCACTGCAA GCTCCTGAGGGAGTTAGATTTGCAGGAAAATGACGTTGAGGACCATGGGCCCAGGTGGCTCTCCTGCTTCCCTGATTCCTGCACTTCGCTTGTGTCCTTGAATTTTGCGTGCATCAAAGGGGAGGTGAATTCTGGCGCACTAGAGAGACTTGTTGCTAGGTCTCCGAACCTACGCAGTTTGAGGTTGAATCGTGCTGTATCAGTAGATACACTCTCCAAGATACTAGCGCGCACCCCAAATTTGGAAGACTTGGGGACTGGTAATTTGACAGACGATTCTGAATCCTACTCGAGGCTGACTAGGGCACTGGAGAAATGCAAAATGCTGAGGAGTTTGTCAGGATTTTGGGATGCTTCTCCTATTTGTGTTCCTTTTATCTATCCCCTATGCCATCACCTAACAGGCCTAAACTTGAGCTATACTCCCACACTGGATTATTCTGATCTGACTAAATTGCTCAGCCGCTGTGTGAAACTCCAGCGTCTTTGG GTACTGGATTGCATCTCTGATAAGGGTTTGCAAGTGGTGGCCTCCAGTTGCAAAGATCTACAAGAACTCAGGGTTTTCCCATCAGATTTTTATGTTGCTGGTTTTTCTGCTGTGACAGAAGAGGGACTTGTTGCAATATCATCAGGCTGCCCAAAACTGAGCTCTTTGCTGTATTTCTGTCACCAGATGACCAATGACGCACTAATTACCGTAGCCAAGAACTGCCCAAATTTCATAAGATTTAGACTATGTATACTTGAGCCAAAGAAGCCAGATGCCATAACAAACCAGCCGTTAGATGAAGGCTTCGGTGCAATTGTTCGTGAGTGCAAGGGGCTAAGACGACTGTCAATGTCAGGTCTTCTCACTGATAAGGTTTTCATGTATATTGGAAAGTATGCAAAACACCTTGAGATGCTTTCTATAGCATTTGCTGGAGATAGTGATAAGGGGATGATGCATGTGATGAACGGATGCAAGAATCTCAGGAAGCTTGAAATTAGAGACAGTCCTTTTGGTGATGTTGCACTCTTGGGGAATGTTGCAAAGTATGAGACAATGCGATCCCTTTGGATGTCATCATGCAATGTCACATTAAAGGGGTGCCAAGTCCTTGCGTCGAAGATGCCGATGCTCAATGTGGAGATCATGAATGAACTAGATGGAAGCAGTGAGATGGAGGAAAACCATGGTGACGACCTCTCTAGAGTGGATAAGTTATATGTTTACCGCACAACTGCTGGAGCAAGGGATGATGCACCAAATTTTGTTAAAATCCTATAG